ACTTGCCGCACCTCATCCAGCTGACCCCCCTCTGCTTGACTGAAGTGCTTCCGCGCATGTCTGTACGAATTTGACCCAACATTAGCCTGGATGTTTCCTTACAGGATACGGAATATATCAGTAGAAGTTGTTCCCTACCTGACGGCATCCATGCGCTTGTTCTGTCGAATGAGCTCGATAAACTCCTGGATTCGCAGGCTAAACTCCAAGCAGCTCTGAAGGTTGAAGCATCAATGAGATCATACCCAGCAAAGTGTCCACCATACTACAATCAACATCAACCAACGTATCTTGGCTCACCTTCATCTTGCGGAGGCGGGACTTGTTGTCATGACACCAGGCCAAACAGGTTGCCGTTTCCTGGCGCTCTAGTGATTCTTCCACTTCTTTGGCAGTGAGGAACATCTCAATGTTGACTAGATCCTGAAAGCAAGGGTAATCAGGTAATGTGAAAAAGACAACAAATATGATACTAGTGGGAAATTCTGCAGTAAGGTCAAACTGAGCATGAATAAACTATTTAGTACTCACATTAGTGCCAATTTCTTGTTTCTTAGAGGTAAACTGAATATACAGATGAGGTATTATAAGGACGTTGggttaataaatatttcatatatGAAACTTCATACTTTTGCACAGCGTCACATCCATACGGCCGACTTTCCTCTCTAAGGTACATATGACAATATTTGGATAACTGTTGTATTGGTAGGCAGCCAAGCCTTCTTTTGAAAATGGCTACAAAAATGTCACCCTACGAATGCGAGATTCATTGACTTTTGTCAATGTTTCAGTACTCCCAGATATGCCTGTCCATTTCAGTCACATCCTTAATACAGGTTCTGTTCCGTTAACATGAAGCAGGATTACAATTTTGTCTACACTTCCTCAGCAGGGTCCTACACATATATGCATACAAACATTCCTTTATCTCTGATGAGTAATTTCTTTGCGGCAATTTCTTTCTGATTATGTATGAACATGTCACATCCTTAATGCGGGAATTGCCCTAGTACAGTGGTTCCCAGCCAGGGGgactctccacagggggtacttgaaaacactcatgacaccacaggcttactagtgaaattaacatgaggtggtccttcaggggtactccaagcagtgcaaaagCTTTtggggggtacagtaactgaaaaaggttgggggCCACTGCCCTAGTATATACTAGTTTACATTACCATTTCAATACTAGCAGCTCTAACAGTTTTGCTGTTACTGCTAGTGTTATACTACTGTTAATATCCAAAAATACATAAACTGACTGAATTACGACAGCAGAATAAGTACACTTGTTTTTCTAAATATCAGCTTATAGCTTTCGCAATGTCATATCATAGGGGTGTGACAACTAATGAATGTGCTTAGTCATTATAACAAAATCATTGTAGAAAATAGTGTTTAGACTACCGGACTAAATGCAAAATCAGGGTAAATTGCATTGTCCAATCAATCACAGGAATCCCTGCTAGAACTGCCAtgaaaacattcacattttgaaaccCTTATTTTACAAGGCAAGCTGAATGAGCGTTGTAATATTCAGCAACGccagggagcaattagggttagcTTCCTTGCTCAGAGATAGAACAGATTTTCCCTAATGCCCACTCTAGGATTCAATCTAGAAAAcctttggttactggtcagctGCTCTAACAACTAGGCTACTCCGCCACCCCTGAACAATACAAAGAAGGATAAAAGTAGTGCACACCTCAATGCCACTTTGCTGTGCCAATTTGACCGCTGTGTTGTAGTAGCCACACCGCAGCAAATGCTCTACCATCATGCGGTCCATTCGCTTTTTCTTCCAGACGTTGACACCTGCTGGCTGGTCGCTGCTGTGTTCCTTCAGGTGTTCAATCCTCCGCTTGCACAATTTAGCACTCTCATCCTCCGCCTGGATGGACTCAGCAGCCTAAACAGTATCCAACATTTGTATGTATGAAAGTGAAGGCAGTTTTGCTTGGTTTTCATCAATGTCAACACGGCACAAAAGAACGCGCAAATGTTTTTCTccactgaaaataaattaatgaagACGTTTTTGCTGGGTCCTTCTTTGATTATCATGCGCGTAGATAACTCCTTGTTCGAAATCATTCAGTACTATATTTAACAAGTGCTTAAAAGTTTTGCAAAAGTATGAAGGTGGCAATTACTCTTGCATTTCAGCCTGAAATAGGTATTTTGTAGCTAAGCTAGGCAGGGTTAAATAAAAAGGATGCAGTCACATTTCAATGCAAGTATTATAAAAAATTTTCAAGCAATTTTCTGAACCTACCTTCCTCTTAAGGGCACTGAGTTTCTCCACCACCCCATCCAGAAGAGACACCACAGAGTCCACCACAGGGAAACTGCTGAGGGTCTTTTCCAGCTCTGCCACCACCATGGTAACGTGACTCGTCTCCCGGTCAATGTTCTTCTGTGCAGCTCTGAAGCGCTTATTCAGAGTTTCATATGGTACCTTTACAAATGAATAAAATTCAGACGATAAGCAAGGCGGTGTGAGTAGGAAAGCAACCTGACCACAAGGTATTGGAAAGGTTTGGAAATCACTAAATTGATCAGTTACATATTGAAGCGCAGCCATTTCCTTGTGCACTGCTGCCCAGTAAGACCTGAACATTATCATAGTTTAGCTTTCATAAGgtctaataaaatgtttaatgtgttttaaatgtattgaagttAACAGGGAATCAACTGAATCTGCCCAGGtctaacataaaataaaaagacaatccATCAATAATAAAAGACAATTCCTCAGTAATTCATATTTCCTTGAACAAGAAAAATGCCTCTGTGCTAAATCAACAAATATCACATGCTAAATAAACACTTAACAGGTCACACCATAACTTTTAATTAAAAAGGCTACCTAGCAAACCAATTCAATCAGATTTTTCATAATCAATAGAAGTAGCCTCGATGTTGTTTAAGCATTGATATGATTAAATTAAACCAAAACCTAAATATTAGATAAAATGGACCccaagtgaaaacacattttacaaaaatatattgtgcgTTCAAGTGAGAACTGCTTGTTTCAGGTCCTGCTACTGTCAAAAGTTTAGGTATGGACTTTGACTAGACAATTCCAAACCTATAACAGTTCGGGTCCTGATAAAgcaaaaacatccccaaacaaAGACTACAACCACTATGCTAAGTGTCAttccttcagtgttgtcacatgaaaagatatataaTCAAAGGTTTGGCAGTACGGCTCAAGCCAGCCACACTACACATGCCACAGATCCTATTGATCTGACATCATGCAAGGCACTTTAGTGCATTTAAGTCCCAGGAAGTCAACGGTTCCTGAAATGCTGAAACCAACACATCTGGTACTAACAATCACACCCCGGTAAAAGTCACTTAGATCTAACAACAGCTAAATCTCTCTATGTCTGCGTGCTCAACACATTAAGAAGCAGCCAAATTATTCACTGTTCGGCTATTCGCATTAACAAAGACATGTACCTAAGGAAGTGGCCACTTAGTGCAGATTAGATGATAGTTCAATAGACAATTTAAAAATCACAAAACGAACAGGTCGTGATcatcatgaaataaaaaaggaaagcGAACAAACCCACCATAGTCTCACGTTGCATTACCAGACTAGACGTTTCTGCCCACTCAGACTAGAATAGCAATATTCAAAAGAGGTGTTACAACCCTGCAAGCAATAAGCGGCCACAAAGTCTACGCCC
The window above is part of the Esox lucius isolate fEsoLuc1 chromosome 4, fEsoLuc1.pri, whole genome shotgun sequence genome. Proteins encoded here:
- the maea gene encoding E3 ubiquitin-protein transferase MAEA, whose amino-acid sequence is MAVQETAAQLSMALKVQEYPTLKVPYETLNKRFRAAQKNIDRETSHVTMVVAELEKTLSSFPVVDSVVSLLDGVVEKLSALKRKAAESIQAEDESAKLCKRRIEHLKEHSSDQPAGVNVWKKKRMDRMMVEHLLRCGYYNTAVKLAQQSGIEDLVNIEMFLTAKEVEESLERQETATCLAWCHDNKSRLRKMKSCLEFSLRIQEFIELIRQNKRMDAVRHARKHFSQAEGGQLDEVRQVMGMLAFPSDTHISPYKDLLDPARWKMLIQQFRYDNYRLHQLGNNSVFTITLQAGLSAIKTPQCYKEDGTSKNPDCPVCSKSLNKLAQPLPMAHCANSRLVCKISGEVMNENNPPMMLPNGYVYGYNSLLSIRQDDKVICPRTKEVFNFSQAEKVYIM